In Helianthus annuus cultivar XRQ/B chromosome 8, HanXRQr2.0-SUNRISE, whole genome shotgun sequence, a single genomic region encodes these proteins:
- the LOC110870642 gene encoding uncharacterized protein LOC110870642 produces MALEQQVGGTYQLGATCSLKPSSAQRAYGLTAYQQAKSSRGYFREKFLSHFSQQRRQARDPGDCLNIWRKDHEGVEDFITRYNKECLEIGDLPEKMMRAHFMRAVKCDDLVKRIKGRDGGPKDWETFIEAAKTIAQTDRQLTGDDHRQRAHNHNDRHNRRGRSQPWKTSGHRERSPPREDARHTINQIAHRKEVKRENREKQWTSLTKTPSEVLATENHQFKPPLQMRNKRGQDPNLFFEFHKDTGHLTDDCFSLKQEIERDLRDGKLTHLIKGGKRDHRQIQRRDEGPDNKNLRKLETHMVQGGPRRPRRNYNKRTQDDSWREKQVIFPVVKGGPREKRPIVIPGVIDHYQTDYIFIDPGSTADIIYEQCFNQFDQEDKARLEPVDYPLTGFCNEAVFPLGQISFPVLLSDGRNSRTEEVTFMVLPAHSRHDILLGRESQGDFSMICSAPHSAVGFPTETGIALIYASKEVLATYEIRPAKTSKPAPRTEAEKWVLNSAYPEQTVTLVPAMSDLTRAALKKLLHENMDVFAWTPADMVGVPRHIADHRLNVSEEAKPVVHAKRHLGDIKHDAMKEQVLELLNAGIIR; encoded by the coding sequence ATGGCGCTGGAGCAACAAGTGGGTGGAACTTACCAACTTGGTGCCACCTGTTCGCTCAAACCTTCGTCGGCGCAGCGCGCATATGGTTTGACAGCCTACCAGCAGGCAAAATCAAGTCGTGGATATTTCCGAGAGAAGTTCCTATCACACTTCTCTCAACAACGACGACAAGCCAGAGATCCCGGCGATTGTTTAAACATATGGAGAAAAGATCACGAAGGCGTCGAAGACTTCATTACAAGATATAACAAAGAATGTTTAGAAATCGGAGACTTACCCGAAAAGATGATGCGCGCACATTTCATGAGGGCGGTCAAGTGTGACGATTTAGTAAAAAGAATCAAAGGGCgagacggaggacccaaagattgggaaaccttcATAGAGGCAGCAAAGACCATTGCGCAGACCGATAGACAGTTGACCGGTGACGATCACCGTCAACGCGCACACAACCACAATGACCGACATAACAGAAGGGGCAGAAGTCAGCCGTGGAAGACTTCTGGCCATAGAGAAAGAAGCCCACCAAGGGAAGACGCGCGCCACACAATCAACCAAATAGCTCACCGAAAGGAAGTAAAACGAGAAAATAGAGAAAAACAGTGGACATCACTGACAAAAACTCCCTCTGAGGTCTTAGCCACCGAAAATCACCAGTTCAAACCACCCCTACAGATGCGCAACAAGAGGGGTCAAGATCCAAATCTTTTCTTTGAATTCCATAAGGATACGGGCCATCTAACTGACGATTGTTTCAGTTTAAAGCAAGAAATCGAAAGGGACCTGAGAGATGGAAAGCTCACCCATTTGATAAAAGGCGGAAAGCGCGACCACCGCCAAATCCAAAGAAGAGATGAAGGGCCAGATAACAAAAATCTCAGGAAGTTGGAAACCCACATGGTGCAGGGGGGTCCACGAAGACCAAGGAGAAACTACAACAAGCGCACGCAGGATGATTCATGGCGCGAGAAGCAAGTTATTTTCCCAGTTGTTAAAGGGGGCCCAAGGGAAAAACGACCAATAGTCATTCCAGGGGTGATCGACCACTACCAGACAGACTACATCTTCATCGACCCGGGGAGCACCGCGGATATCatatacgaacaatgcttcaatcaatttgatcAGGAGGACAAGGCGCGCTTGGAACCAGTTGACTACCCATTAACTGGTTTCTGCAATGAAGCCGTCTTTCCCCTGGGACAGATATCATTCCCGGTGTTACTTTCGGACGGAAGAAATTCAAGAACTGAAGAAGTCACATTCATGGTGCTACCAGCACACTCAAGACATGACATCCTCCTAGGAAGAGAATCCCAAGGGGACTTCAGTATGATATGCTCTGCACCACATTCCGCTGTCGGATTCCCCACCGAAACAGGCATTGCGCTGATATACGCAAGCAAAGAAGTCTTAGCAACATATGAGATCAGGCCCGCAAAAACAAGCAAGCCAGCACCGCGCACAGAAGCAGAAAAATGGGTATTAAACAGTGCATACCCAGAACAAACAGTCACGCTAGTACCCGCGATGTCCGATTTAACGCGCGCGGCGCTCAAGAAACTGTTACACGAAAACATGGatgtgttcgcctggacaccagCTGATATGGTCGGCGTTCCGCGGCATATAGCAGATCATCGTTTAAATGTCTCAGAAGAAGCAAAGCCGGTGGTACACGCTAAACGCCATTTGGGTGATATAAAGCACGACGCCATGAAAGAGCAAGTACTGGAATTGCTAAATGCAGGCATTATTAGATAA
- the LOC110870643 gene encoding putative pectinesterase/pectinesterase inhibitor 26, whose translation MEESIRFIRSHDDIPPDDGETSASPRQPPAPTHRRTIPTIITLTIFALIIGTIITVTIIRQHHQLDNYNNHLRRRHNKRPKCEQSASVIHTVCAVTQHPESCFADVSSVITGDIIDPMMIFNITLHLAVKEVVNTSLMSKTLVMKVNDLYTGLMFRECVSLFDDAVSRLSRAVEMVNGDGKVADLVTWISVAMRDLETCVEGLDERGSMVGDEVKVRVKRSSVYLSNSLAILANMEGLLERQ comes from the coding sequence ATGGAAGAATCCATCCGTTTTATCAGAAGCCATGACGATATTCCTCCCGACGACGGCGAAACATCCGCCTCTCCCCGTCAACCTCCTGCCCCGACACACCGCAGAACCATTCCAACCATCATTACTCTAACAATATTCGCTCTTATCATCGGCACAATTATCACAGTTACCATCATTCGCCAGCATCACCAACTCGATAACTACAATAATCATCTCCGCCGTCGTCACAACAAGCGCCCCAAGTGCGAACAATCGGCTTCAGTTATTCACACTGTTTGTGCAGTCACACAGCATCCAGAATCATGTTTCGCTGATGTCAGTTCGGTTATTACCGGTGACATCATTGATCCTATGATGATTTTCAACATCACGTTGCACCTTGCAGTGAAAGAGGTTGTGAATACATCGTTGATGTCAAAAACTCTAGTTATGAAAGTGAATGATTTATATACTGGTTTGATGTTTAGAGAGTGTGTGAGTTTGTTCGATGATGCGGTGAGTCGACTCAGTCGGGCGGTGGAGATGGTGAACGGGGATGGGAAAGTGGCGGATTTGGTGACGTGGATTAGCGTGGCGATGAGGGATCTGGAGACGTGTGTGGAGGGTCTGGACGAGAGGGGATCGATGGTTGGGGATGAGGTGAAGGTGAGAGTGAAGAGGTCGAGTGTATACTTGAGTAATAGCTTAGCGATACTTGCTAATATGGAAGGGTTACTTGAGCGGCAATGA